CGCCGCAGCTCGAAGAGTTCCTCCTCCCGCATCTCGGTGACGTCGTAGCCCAGCACGTAGATGTGCCCTCGGTCGGGCCTCACTAGGCCGAGCGCCAGCTTCAGGATGGTGGACTTGCCTACCCCGGCGACGCCGAAGACCGCCTTGGTCTCCCCCCGCGCCACCTCGAAGGAGACTCCGTCGAGCACCTGACGCCCTTCGAACTCGATGGAGACGTCGTCGAACACGACCGCTTTGTGCTGGGCCGGCTGCGGAGCATCAGCGCCTTGCTGGTTGGTCAGCAGCTCAGACATATCAGTGGGGGAAGAAGACCATCAGCACGCGGGTGAGGAAGAAATCCAGCACCAGGATGAGCACTGACGACGCCACCACCGCCTGGGTAGTGGAGCGGCCCACGCCCTGCGTCCCGCCCTTGGTGGAAAGGCCGTAATAGCAGCCCACGCTGGAGATGATGAAGCCGAAGAACACCGGTTTCACCAGGCCCATCAGGACATCCGAAAACACAAGGCTCTGCCAGGCGTTGGACCAGTACTGGTTGGCGTCGAGGCCGAGCATGACGTACGCCACCATGAAGCCGCCGGCCAGACCGACCAGGTCGCTGATGATGGTCAGGAAGAACAACATGAAGACCGTGGCCACCACCCGCGGGGTCACCAGCTTGCGGCTGGGATCGGTCCCCAGGGCGCGCATGGCGTCGATCTGCTCGGTGACCTTCATGGAGCCGAGCTCGCTGGCCATGCCCGATGAGTTGCGGCCGGAGACCATCAGTCCGGTCAGTACCGGCCCCAGTTCGCGGACCATGGAGAGCGAGACGAGTTGTCCGATCAGGGTCAAGCTGCCGAAACGCTGCAGCGTGTTGGCGCCCTGCAAGGCCAGCACCGCGCCGGTAAAGAAGCCGGTCAACACCACGATGGGCAACGAGCCCACACCGATCAAGTCCGCCTGCATCAACGTGTCGGCCAAATACCGCGGATGCCCGAACAGGTTGGCGATGGAGCGCCATGCCAGCAGAGAGTACTCCTGGATCGCCAGCACTCCCTGCTTGGCATAATCGACCGGAGACAAGAGTTCCATGGAAGGCCGCAATATAGCAGAGGTCTGGGGCGAAACCAATCGGCTCTTGCCGCGTCCAACCATCGCTTTATAATGCGTCGCATTGCGGGGTGAGGACGTGAACCAGAAATCTGCTGCCACAGCGAAGCCGTTGGTTCAGGACGGCTGGGTCCGCAAGTCCGAACTGGATGCCTGGCTGGACCGTTGCCTGCCGGTCCCGACCCGGGTCATCAGCAACGAGGAATACGAGCCGATTCCGCAGACTGCGCAGCAGCGACAGGTCGAGCAGGAGATCGTCGCCGGCGCCGGGCGTCACGCCCGCCGCCTGGGAATGGACCGCCGCCAGTTCCTGCGCAGCTCCTGCGGCATGGCCCTGGCCTTTGCCGCCATGAACACGGTCTTTGGGCCGCTGTTCCGTGTGGAAGCGGAAGAACTATGGGAGCCGGCGGCCGCCGACGCCAAGGCGCGTTTCTTCATTTTCGACGTCCAGACGCACCACGTTGCCATGCCCTGGCAGGCGCCGGAAGCCAGCAAGGACTTCCTCGACGCCGTCGTCGGGATGCGCGGGACCGCCCGCCGCATGAATCCCGACCTCAAGGACCGCACGCCCAAGATCGAAGACGCCTACCTGGAGAACTACATCAAGGAAGTCTTTCTGGACAGTGAGACCGATGTGGTCGCGCTGAGCGCCCTGCCCGCCGAATCGGAACAGACCAGCGTCCTGACTCCCGACGTGATCGGAAAGACCAGAAGCTGGATCACCGAGCTCACACGCTCGCCGCGGGTCATCAGCCACGGCTATTTTTCACCCGACCTGGGCACCCGCAACCTCGAGTACATGCAGGGACAAACGGAGAAACTCAAGATCGACGCCTGGAAGGGTTACAGTGGCGTCGCCCGTGCCCAAGGCAAGCAGGGCTGGCGCATGGACGACCAGAAGAATTCCTATCCCGCGCTGGAGTACTCACGCAAGCGGGGCATTCGCAACATCTGCCTGCATAAGGGCCTGCCGTTCCCCGGCGATCCTGCATGGTGGAACCCGATGGACATCTGCCAGGCAGCCAAGGATTTCCCCGGCATGAATTTCCTGGTGTACCACTCCGGCTTTCGCGGGCTGCAAAGCGTTCTGCCCAAAGCGGAAGACGGATTCGCCAAGGATGCGCACATCCCGTGGGTCTCCGATTTTTGCGCCTGGAAGAAGAAGAACCCGGACGTCAAGAACGTGTACATGGAGATGGGGAGCACGTTCGCCCTCATGGTCTCGGCCAATCCTCTGCTGGCGGCTCACGTGCTCGGCATGATCATCGACGCCTTCGGCGACG
This sequence is a window from Terriglobales bacterium. Protein-coding genes within it:
- a CDS encoding ABC transporter permease: MELLSPVDYAKQGVLAIQEYSLLAWRSIANLFGHPRYLADTLMQADLIGVGSLPIVVLTGFFTGAVLALQGANTLQRFGSLTLIGQLVSLSMVRELGPVLTGLMVSGRNSSGMASELGSMKVTEQIDAMRALGTDPSRKLVTPRVVATVFMLFFLTIISDLVGLAGGFMVAYVMLGLDANQYWSNAWQSLVFSDVLMGLVKPVFFGFIISSVGCYYGLSTKGGTQGVGRSTTQAVVASSVLILVLDFFLTRVLMVFFPH
- a CDS encoding amidohydrolase family protein gives rise to the protein MNQKSAATAKPLVQDGWVRKSELDAWLDRCLPVPTRVISNEEYEPIPQTAQQRQVEQEIVAGAGRHARRLGMDRRQFLRSSCGMALAFAAMNTVFGPLFRVEAEELWEPAAADAKARFFIFDVQTHHVAMPWQAPEASKDFLDAVVGMRGTARRMNPDLKDRTPKIEDAYLENYIKEVFLDSETDVVALSALPAESEQTSVLTPDVIGKTRSWITELTRSPRVISHGYFSPDLGTRNLEYMQGQTEKLKIDAWKGYSGVARAQGKQGWRMDDQKNSYPALEYSRKRGIRNICLHKGLPFPGDPAWWNPMDICQAAKDFPGMNFLVYHSGFRGLQSVLPKAEDGFAKDAHIPWVSDFCAWKKKNPDVKNVYMEMGSTFALMVSANPLLAAHVLGMIIDAFGDDHLLWGTDSIWWGSPQWQIEAFRRLEMPDSLQKRFGYKPLTDDVKRKVFGLNAARVYGVDPKTKLNPMPNDYVERLRKLYKQAGAPTPSNTQYGWVRAESVALH